The following proteins are co-located in the Streptomyces bottropensis ATCC 25435 genome:
- a CDS encoding LLM class flavin-dependent oxidoreductase, protein MSGPALRLAVELDGDGAHPAAWRRAAHSPDHLLTPRRVARVAAAAENAGFTLLTLDDGALPPSAAPDTVGRIGAVERAAFIAASTSVVGVAPVVALTYAEPFHVSSQLASLDHVSVGRAGWVVGEETRPEAARAWGRPLVDGAAARARESRDGVEAVRALWDSWEDDAVIRSVATSRYLDRDRLHYVDFTGDTFTVKGPAIVPRPPQGQVVVLGHPGTVPAEQLDVALVSGRDLAAVAAAARAGTPRTFAEIEVALDTAHATAEERVADLEQHAPWADRGRLRHIGSAAGLAALLERLRGVVDGVRLRPLVLDEDLPELSRLVLPHLFERRYAVRPLSGASLRTHLGLERPANRYATTAAQVGEGTR, encoded by the coding sequence ATGTCCGGCCCTGCCCTGCGCCTCGCCGTCGAACTCGACGGCGACGGCGCCCATCCCGCGGCCTGGCGCCGCGCCGCGCACTCTCCCGACCATCTGCTGACCCCGCGCCGGGTGGCCCGTGTCGCCGCCGCAGCGGAGAACGCCGGGTTCACCCTCCTCACGCTCGACGACGGGGCCCTCCCGCCCTCCGCCGCCCCCGACACGGTCGGCCGGATCGGCGCGGTGGAGCGGGCCGCGTTCATCGCCGCCTCGACGAGCGTCGTCGGTGTCGCGCCGGTCGTGGCCCTCACGTACGCCGAACCGTTCCACGTCTCCAGTCAGTTGGCGTCCCTCGACCACGTCTCCGTCGGGCGCGCCGGGTGGGTGGTCGGCGAGGAGACGCGACCCGAGGCGGCACGTGCCTGGGGCCGCCCCCTCGTCGACGGGGCCGCCGCCCGGGCCCGCGAGTCCCGTGACGGAGTCGAGGCGGTGCGCGCGCTGTGGGACTCGTGGGAGGACGACGCCGTCATCCGTTCCGTGGCCACCAGCCGGTATCTCGACCGTGACCGGCTCCACTACGTCGACTTCACCGGCGACACCTTCACGGTGAAGGGGCCGGCGATCGTGCCGCGTCCCCCGCAGGGGCAGGTCGTCGTGCTCGGCCACCCCGGCACGGTGCCCGCCGAGCAGCTCGACGTGGCCCTCGTGTCGGGCCGTGACCTCGCCGCCGTCGCGGCCGCCGCCCGAGCCGGGACGCCCCGGACCTTCGCCGAGATCGAGGTCGCCCTCGACACCGCGCACGCCACGGCCGAGGAACGCGTCGCCGACCTCGAACAGCACGCGCCCTGGGCCGATCGCGGACGGCTGCGCCACATCGGCTCCGCCGCCGGACTCGCCGCGCTGCTGGAGCGGCTGCGGGGCGTCGTGGACGGCGTACGGCTGCGTCCGCTGGTGCTGGACGAGGACCTGCCGGAGCTGTCCCGGCTGGTACTGCCGCATCTCTTCGAACGGCGGTACGCGGTCCGTCCGTTGTCCGGCGCATCCCTGCGCACCCACCTGGGCCTGGAGCGGCCCGCCAACCGCTACGCCACCACGGCGGCCCAGGTCGGGGAGGGGACCCGATGA
- a CDS encoding NtaA/DmoA family FMN-dependent monooxygenase (This protein belongs to a clade of FMN-dependent monooxygenases, within a broader family of flavin-dependent oxidoreductases, the luciferase-like monooxygenase (LMM) family, some of whose members use coenzyme F420 rather than FMN.), which translates to MHLGVFFQGVNHWTIWSDPASGSQMDPAGIRQVARTAERGLFDAFFLGEGLRLREVDGRIHDLDVAGRPDAITQLAALAAVTDRIGLVSTSNTTFNEAPDLARRLSGLDLLSEGRAGWNVVTTDNAWTGENFRRGGYLDHADRYTRAEEFLTVARALWDGWKDGAVSGSPGASAWAAPGSVRHVRHRGPQFDVDLVPTLPRSPQGHPVIFQAGDSGEGRDFAARNADVIFSAHGDDLDDALAFAEDVRRRLAAVGRPGDDLRILPGTEIIIGATQEEAQERKRWIRRQQVTPATALGIAGLLWNRDLSDRDADGPLPKEDPVIAENDGSFGARRIADPRKAVAEWREKAEAGGWSLRETVIALGPQRGHVGTPSGLADRFAHWVRHGAVDGFNVTPYLIPDGLDDIVDLLVPELQERGVYRTAYTGTTLRDHLGLREPLTHRSTTAGRRVG; encoded by the coding sequence TTGCACCTCGGGGTCTTCTTCCAGGGCGTCAACCACTGGACCATCTGGTCCGACCCGGCCAGCGGCAGCCAGATGGACCCGGCCGGCATCCGGCAGGTGGCCCGGACCGCCGAACGGGGCCTGTTCGACGCCTTCTTCCTCGGGGAGGGGCTGCGGCTGCGCGAGGTCGACGGGAGGATCCACGATCTCGATGTCGCCGGGCGCCCGGACGCCATCACCCAGCTCGCCGCCCTGGCCGCCGTCACCGACCGGATCGGCCTGGTCTCCACCTCCAACACCACCTTCAACGAGGCCCCCGACCTCGCCCGTCGGCTGTCCGGCCTCGACCTGCTCTCCGAGGGCCGCGCCGGCTGGAACGTGGTGACCACCGACAACGCCTGGACCGGGGAGAACTTCCGCCGCGGCGGCTACCTCGACCACGCCGACCGGTACACGCGCGCCGAGGAGTTCCTCACCGTGGCCCGCGCCCTCTGGGACGGCTGGAAGGACGGTGCCGTCTCCGGGTCGCCCGGTGCCTCCGCCTGGGCGGCGCCCGGATCCGTCCGGCACGTACGCCACCGGGGGCCGCAGTTCGACGTGGACCTCGTGCCCACCCTGCCGCGCTCCCCGCAGGGCCACCCGGTGATCTTCCAGGCCGGCGACTCGGGTGAGGGCCGGGACTTCGCCGCCCGCAACGCCGATGTCATCTTCTCCGCGCACGGCGACGACCTCGACGACGCGCTGGCCTTCGCCGAGGACGTCCGACGCCGTCTGGCGGCCGTCGGCCGGCCCGGGGACGACCTGCGCATCCTCCCCGGTACGGAGATCATCATCGGGGCCACGCAGGAGGAGGCACAGGAGAGGAAGCGCTGGATCCGCCGTCAACAGGTCACCCCCGCCACCGCGTTGGGCATCGCGGGGCTCCTGTGGAACCGCGACCTGTCCGACCGCGACGCCGACGGGCCGCTGCCGAAGGAGGATCCGGTCATCGCCGAGAACGACGGTTCCTTCGGCGCCCGCCGCATCGCCGACCCGCGCAAGGCGGTCGCCGAGTGGCGCGAGAAGGCCGAGGCGGGCGGCTGGTCGCTGCGTGAGACCGTCATCGCCCTCGGCCCGCAGCGCGGTCACGTCGGCACTCCCTCGGGCCTCGCGGACCGGTTCGCCCACTGGGTACGGCACGGCGCGGTCGACGGTTTCAACGTCACGCCGTACCTGATCCCCGACGGCCTCGACGACATCGTCGACCTGCTCGTCCCCGAACTGCAGGAGCGCGGCGTCTACCGGACCGCGTACACGGGGACCACGCTGCGTGACCATCTGGGCCTGCGTGAACCTCTCACCCACCGCTCCACGACGGCCGGCCGGCGCGTGGGCTGA
- a CDS encoding heavy metal translocating P-type ATPase: MTITRTGAAAAVELTIGGMTCASCAARVEKKLNRMDGVTATVNYATEKAKVSYADDVSVRDLIATVEATGYTAREPAPAARAEPGSAEEAEGDALLPLRQRLVTAVVLAVPVIAMAMVPALQFAYWQWLSLTLAAPVVTYAGWPFHRAAWTNARHGAATMDTLISIGTLAAFSWSLWALFLGTAGTPGMTHPFELTIVRGDGAGSIYLEAAAGVTAFILAGRYFEARSKRKAGAALRALLELGAKDVTVLMPGGGERTVPVAELTVGDRFLVRPGEKIATDGTVVEGSSAVDASLLTGESVPVEVVAGDPVTGATVNAGGRLVVEAGRVGADTQLARMAKLVEDAQNGKASAQRLADRISAVFVPVVIALALGTAGFWLGNGAGLTAAFTAAVAVLIIACPCALGLATPTALLVGTGRGAQLGILIKGPEVLESTRAVDTVVLDKTGTVTTGRMTLLAVHPADGTEEAEVLRLAGALEHASEHPVARAVAEAALDRIGPLPTPEDFANVPGLGVQGIVDGHAVLVGRERLLTDWAVQLPDSLARARAQAEASGRTAIVVAWDGQARAVLEVADAVKETSAEAITRLRALGLTPILLTGDNRAVAESVAREVGIADEDVIAEVLPQDKVDVVKRLQAQGRSVAMVGDGVNDAAALARADLGLAMGTGTDAAIEAGDLTLVRGDLRAAADAIRLARRTLGTIRSNLFWAFAYNVAALPLAAAGLLNPMIAGAAMAFSSVFVVGNSLRLRTFRAAG; this comes from the coding sequence ATGACCATCACCAGGACCGGGGCCGCCGCCGCGGTGGAGCTCACCATCGGCGGCATGACCTGCGCCTCCTGCGCGGCCCGGGTCGAGAAGAAGCTGAACCGCATGGACGGCGTCACGGCCACGGTCAACTACGCCACCGAGAAGGCGAAGGTCAGCTACGCGGACGACGTCTCGGTACGGGACCTGATCGCCACCGTCGAGGCGACGGGGTACACGGCACGGGAGCCCGCGCCGGCCGCGCGGGCCGAGCCCGGGAGCGCCGAGGAGGCGGAGGGCGACGCGCTGCTGCCGCTCCGGCAGCGGCTGGTCACGGCGGTGGTCCTCGCCGTCCCCGTCATCGCGATGGCCATGGTTCCCGCGCTGCAGTTCGCGTACTGGCAGTGGCTGTCCCTGACCCTCGCGGCCCCCGTGGTGACGTACGCCGGGTGGCCCTTCCACCGCGCGGCGTGGACCAACGCCCGGCACGGTGCCGCCACCATGGACACCCTGATCTCCATCGGCACCCTGGCCGCGTTCAGCTGGTCGCTGTGGGCGCTGTTCCTCGGGACGGCGGGCACGCCGGGCATGACACACCCCTTCGAGCTGACCATCGTCCGGGGTGACGGCGCCGGGAGCATCTATCTGGAGGCCGCGGCCGGGGTGACCGCCTTCATCCTCGCCGGACGCTACTTCGAGGCCCGCTCCAAGCGGAAGGCCGGCGCGGCCCTGCGGGCCCTGCTGGAGCTGGGCGCGAAGGACGTCACCGTCCTCATGCCCGGCGGGGGCGAACGGACGGTCCCGGTCGCCGAGTTGACCGTGGGCGACCGCTTCCTCGTGCGCCCCGGCGAGAAGATCGCCACCGACGGGACGGTCGTCGAGGGTTCGTCCGCGGTGGACGCGTCCCTGCTGACCGGCGAGTCCGTGCCCGTGGAGGTCGTGGCCGGCGACCCGGTCACCGGTGCCACCGTCAACGCCGGCGGCCGTCTCGTCGTCGAGGCCGGCCGGGTCGGCGCCGACACCCAACTGGCCCGGATGGCGAAGCTGGTGGAGGACGCGCAGAACGGGAAGGCCTCGGCCCAGCGACTCGCGGACCGGATCTCCGCCGTCTTCGTACCGGTCGTGATCGCCCTCGCCCTGGGCACCGCCGGGTTCTGGCTCGGCAACGGAGCCGGGCTCACGGCCGCGTTCACCGCCGCCGTCGCCGTACTGATCATCGCCTGCCCCTGCGCCCTGGGGCTCGCCACGCCGACCGCGCTGCTGGTCGGCACCGGGCGCGGCGCCCAGCTGGGCATCCTGATCAAGGGGCCCGAGGTGCTGGAGTCCACGCGCGCGGTCGACACCGTCGTCCTCGACAAGACCGGCACCGTCACCACCGGCCGCATGACCCTGCTGGCCGTGCACCCCGCCGACGGCACCGAGGAGGCCGAAGTCCTGCGGCTGGCAGGCGCGTTGGAACACGCCTCCGAGCACCCGGTGGCTCGTGCCGTCGCCGAGGCGGCGCTGGACCGGATCGGCCCCCTGCCCACGCCGGAGGACTTCGCGAACGTCCCCGGCCTCGGTGTGCAAGGGATCGTCGACGGCCACGCGGTCCTCGTCGGCCGCGAACGGCTCCTCACCGACTGGGCCGTGCAGCTGCCCGACAGCCTGGCACGGGCGCGGGCACAGGCCGAGGCGTCCGGGCGTACGGCCATCGTGGTCGCCTGGGACGGCCAGGCCCGCGCGGTCCTCGAAGTCGCCGACGCGGTGAAGGAGACCAGCGCGGAGGCGATCACCCGGCTGCGCGCGCTCGGCCTCACGCCGATCCTGCTGACCGGCGACAATCGGGCCGTGGCCGAGTCCGTCGCCCGCGAGGTCGGTATCGCCGACGAGGACGTGATCGCGGAGGTGCTGCCGCAGGACAAGGTCGACGTCGTCAAGCGCCTGCAGGCCCAGGGCCGTTCGGTGGCGATGGTCGGCGACGGCGTCAACGACGCGGCCGCACTCGCCCGGGCCGACCTCGGGCTGGCGATGGGCACGGGCACCGACGCCGCGATCGAGGCCGGCGACCTGACCCTCGTACGAGGCGATCTGCGCGCGGCGGCCGACGCCATCCGCCTCGCCCGCCGCACGCTCGGCACCATCCGGTCCAACCTGTTCTGGGCCTTCGCCTACAACGTGGCCGCCCTGCCGCTCGCGGCGGCCGGCCTGTTGAACCCGATGATCGCCGGGGCCGCCATGGCCTTCTCCTCGGTCTTCGTCGTGGGGAACTCCCTGCGACTGCGGACGTTCCGAGCGGCCGGCTGA
- a CDS encoding amidase: protein MNHLVNQLVDHPTQYPVNPTGDADETDDLCFRTAYEISVALARRELSAREVMTAHLERIETVNPAVNAIVTLVAERALERAAEADDRMAAGERVGPLHGLPVAHKDLHDTAGIRTTSGSPIFADRVPDRDHLVVERLRKAGAITLGKTNVPELGLGSHTVNPVFGATRNPYDLSRSAGGSSGGAGAALACGMQPLADGSDTGGSLRNPASFNNVVGLRPSPGRVPSWPDKAPWGQLSVKGPMARTVADVALALSVLAGPDPRDPRSLQTPGSTFAWQLDGGLKGLRVAWSPDLGGRVPVDPEVREALRPAAETFAALGCDVEEACPDLTGADEVFLAQRAWQVELSYGPLLDAHRDRLAPDVIWNIEQGRRLGGPDLGRAQALHGALFHRVREFFERYDLLLLPVSQVAPFAIELAYPTVIDGTPMETYLDWMRSAYLISVTGCPALSVPAGFTPRGLPVGLQIVGPHRRDWSVLKAGHAFERVTRVGERRPPVVTGDGV from the coding sequence GTGAACCACCTCGTGAACCAGCTCGTCGACCACCCCACGCAGTACCCCGTGAACCCCACGGGCGACGCGGACGAGACGGACGACCTGTGCTTCCGGACCGCGTACGAAATCTCCGTCGCGCTGGCACGCCGCGAGCTGTCCGCGCGGGAGGTGATGACGGCACATCTGGAACGGATCGAGACGGTCAATCCGGCGGTGAACGCGATCGTGACGCTGGTGGCGGAGCGGGCGCTGGAGCGGGCGGCCGAGGCGGACGACCGGATGGCCGCCGGGGAGCGGGTCGGCCCGCTGCACGGGCTGCCCGTCGCACACAAGGACCTGCACGACACCGCCGGCATCCGGACGACGTCGGGTTCACCGATCTTCGCCGACCGGGTGCCGGACCGCGACCACTTGGTCGTCGAGCGGCTGCGGAAGGCGGGGGCGATCACGCTCGGCAAGACCAACGTCCCCGAACTGGGCCTGGGTTCGCACACCGTCAACCCCGTGTTCGGGGCCACCCGCAACCCCTACGACCTCTCCCGCAGCGCGGGCGGCAGCAGCGGCGGGGCGGGCGCCGCCCTGGCGTGCGGGATGCAGCCCCTCGCCGACGGCAGCGACACCGGTGGTTCGCTGCGCAACCCCGCCTCCTTCAACAACGTCGTCGGGCTGCGTCCGTCGCCGGGCCGGGTGCCGTCCTGGCCGGACAAGGCACCGTGGGGCCAGTTGTCGGTGAAGGGGCCGATGGCCCGGACCGTGGCGGACGTCGCCCTGGCCCTGTCGGTGCTGGCCGGGCCCGATCCCCGCGACCCGCGCTCCCTGCAGACGCCCGGTTCCACCTTCGCCTGGCAACTCGACGGCGGTCTCAAGGGGTTGCGGGTCGCCTGGTCACCCGATCTCGGCGGGCGGGTGCCCGTCGACCCGGAGGTACGGGAGGCGCTGCGCCCGGCGGCGGAGACGTTCGCCGCCCTGGGCTGCGACGTCGAGGAGGCCTGCCCGGACCTCACCGGCGCCGACGAGGTGTTCCTCGCCCAGCGGGCCTGGCAGGTGGAACTCTCCTACGGGCCGCTGCTGGACGCCCACCGCGACCGGCTGGCCCCGGACGTGATCTGGAACATCGAGCAGGGCCGCAGGCTCGGCGGACCCGACCTCGGGCGGGCACAGGCGCTGCACGGTGCCCTCTTCCACCGGGTCCGCGAGTTCTTCGAGCGGTACGACCTGCTGTTGCTGCCGGTCAGCCAGGTCGCTCCCTTCGCCATCGAGCTGGCCTACCCGACGGTGATCGACGGCACCCCCATGGAGACCTATCTCGACTGGATGCGCTCGGCGTACCTGATCTCGGTCACGGGCTGCCCCGCCCTGTCCGTCCCGGCCGGGTTCACCCCGCGGGGCCTGCCGGTCGGGTTGCAGATCGTGGGCCCGCACCGGCGGGACTGGTCCGTCCTGAAGGCCGGGCACGCCTTCGAGCGGGTGACACGGGTCGGGGAGCGGCGCCCGCCGGTGGTGACGGGCGACGGCGTGTAG
- a CDS encoding Nramp family divalent metal transporter, with the protein MVDVTATPGSPPRSPAADPTASAPVPTPPAGTGRGRWTLLGPGLVLAAASVGAGDMVTSLAGAAGYGMALMWAIVIGVVLKYALTEAVGRLYLATGQTVIGSLRSAARWLPAAFLLFVLVIGLLYGAALSSVASLALSTLFPVLPVRPVGVTIALAAAAIVYAGRYTVFERVMSVFMLAKFLGMAVLAVATLATADDLPGLLGTLRPRLPEGDVVTVLALVGGVGGTAGIASYSYWVREKGWADRSRLRLVRADSALSYGVTLLFVLCTTVVGTGLLYGTGQSITGSDGLAALADPLGADLGSVARVLFLGTFFLVTLSALVGGFNGLCYLLADSLRAVRGIPDAEAEPHIAQNGRPFRAFLLYCALAAVAVTFLGRPVSLVLTYAAVGSLILPLLAGALLVLLNRRRVEPALRNPITSNVLLGGSFVLFGVLAAVQLKDSLGGA; encoded by the coding sequence ATGGTCGACGTGACCGCGACTCCCGGCAGCCCCCCACGTTCCCCGGCCGCCGACCCCACCGCGTCGGCGCCGGTGCCGACGCCGCCCGCCGGCACCGGGCGCGGCCGGTGGACGCTCCTCGGACCCGGCCTGGTGCTGGCGGCCGCCAGTGTGGGCGCGGGCGACATGGTGACCTCGCTCGCCGGCGCCGCCGGGTACGGGATGGCGCTGATGTGGGCCATCGTCATCGGTGTCGTGCTGAAGTACGCGCTCACCGAGGCGGTGGGCCGGCTGTATCTGGCGACCGGGCAGACGGTGATCGGGAGCCTGAGGTCGGCCGCCCGCTGGCTCCCGGCGGCGTTCCTGCTGTTCGTCCTGGTGATCGGCCTGCTCTACGGGGCCGCGCTCAGCTCGGTGGCGTCCCTGGCGCTGTCCACGCTGTTCCCCGTACTGCCGGTCAGGCCCGTCGGCGTGACGATCGCGCTGGCGGCGGCCGCGATCGTGTACGCCGGGCGGTACACGGTGTTCGAACGGGTGATGAGCGTCTTCATGCTCGCCAAGTTCCTCGGCATGGCCGTCCTCGCGGTGGCCACGCTCGCCACCGCCGACGACCTGCCCGGCCTGCTCGGCACCCTGCGCCCGAGGCTGCCGGAGGGTGACGTCGTCACGGTGCTGGCGCTGGTCGGCGGGGTGGGCGGGACGGCCGGGATCGCCTCGTACAGCTACTGGGTGCGCGAGAAGGGCTGGGCGGACCGGAGCCGGTTGCGGCTCGTGCGGGCGGACTCGGCCCTGAGCTACGGCGTGACGCTGCTGTTCGTGCTGTGCACGACGGTGGTGGGCACGGGCCTGCTGTACGGGACGGGCCAGAGCATCACCGGCAGCGACGGTCTCGCCGCGCTCGCCGACCCGCTCGGCGCCGATCTGGGGTCGGTGGCACGGGTGCTGTTCCTGGGGACGTTCTTCCTGGTGACCCTGAGCGCGCTCGTCGGCGGCTTCAACGGCCTGTGCTACCTGCTCGCCGACTCGCTGCGCGCGGTGCGCGGCATCCCGGACGCCGAGGCGGAACCCCACATCGCGCAGAACGGCCGCCCGTTCCGTGCCTTCCTCCTCTACTGCGCCCTCGCCGCGGTCGCCGTCACCTTCCTGGGCCGACCGGTGTCCCTGGTGCTCACCTACGCCGCCGTCGGCTCGCTGATCCTGCCGCTGCTCGCGGGCGCGCTGCTGGTGCTGCTCAACCGCCGCCGCGTGGAGCCGGCGCTGCGCAACCCGATCACCTCGAACGTACTGCTGGGCGGGTCCTTCGTGCTCTTCGGGGTGCTCGCGGCCGTCCAGCTCAAGGACTCCCTGGGAGGGGCGTGA
- a CDS encoding Lrp/AsnC family transcriptional regulator translates to MDAPQTGPVTDSLDRRIISALQIDGRAAWHRIAAALGEPERTVVRRGTRLLETGLVRIGAMAMRGRSVVVDIRCAPGRARVIATALARRPDCVFAHVLTGTPDCLAELRGPRERLAGLVLDELAGLPGVVETRTLPVLRHVRTIREWHAGLLTEDEMAALRCEDPSDAASPAADPLPADGVPPELSRADRLLLHALAEDGRRTYDELARVAGVSEATARRRVGALRREGRVRVRAVIEPAVLGLPVEAVLRVRTPPAEVDSVTTALAASAHVRYASFVTGERQLLVLTAFPDEAALHDFVTRSSWLHEVASIDIALVLTTLKRGGMLAPWLQD, encoded by the coding sequence ATGGACGCACCGCAGACCGGCCCGGTGACGGATTCGCTGGACCGGCGCATCATCAGCGCGCTGCAGATCGACGGCAGGGCCGCCTGGCACCGCATCGCGGCGGCCCTCGGCGAGCCCGAACGCACTGTCGTCCGCCGGGGCACCCGGCTGCTGGAGACCGGTCTGGTGCGGATCGGGGCGATGGCGATGCGTGGCCGCAGCGTGGTCGTCGACATCCGCTGCGCCCCCGGCCGGGCCCGGGTCATCGCCACCGCGCTGGCCCGTCGGCCCGACTGTGTCTTCGCCCATGTTCTCACCGGCACCCCGGACTGCCTCGCGGAGCTGCGCGGGCCCCGCGAACGGCTGGCCGGCCTGGTGCTGGACGAACTCGCCGGGCTGCCGGGCGTGGTGGAGACCCGCACCCTTCCGGTGCTGCGCCACGTCCGCACGATCCGGGAGTGGCACGCGGGCCTGCTCACCGAGGACGAGATGGCCGCGCTCAGGTGCGAGGACCCCTCGGACGCCGCGTCGCCGGCGGCCGATCCGCTGCCGGCCGACGGGGTCCCGCCCGAACTCTCGCGCGCAGACCGGCTGTTGCTGCACGCCCTCGCCGAGGACGGGCGTCGCACGTACGACGAGCTCGCGCGCGTGGCCGGTGTGTCGGAGGCCACCGCGCGACGCCGCGTCGGCGCGTTGCGGCGGGAGGGGAGGGTGCGCGTGCGTGCCGTGATCGAACCGGCCGTGCTCGGACTGCCGGTCGAGGCGGTCCTCCGGGTCCGTACGCCCCCGGCCGAGGTGGACTCCGTGACGACAGCCCTCGCCGCGTCCGCCCACGTCCGCTACGCCAGCTTCGTCACCGGCGAACGCCAGCTCCTCGTCCTCACCGCGTTCCCCGACGAAGCCGCCCTCCACGACTTCGTCACCCGCTCCTCATGGCTCCACGAGGTGGCGTCGATCGACATCGCCCTCGTCCTCACGACCCTGAAGCGGGGCGGAATGCTGGCGCCCTGGCTGCAGGACTGA
- a CDS encoding DeoR/GlpR family DNA-binding transcription regulator translates to MSRDVRRRTLLELLVERGRLDVEEAAGELGVSPATIRRDFDGLAAQQMLLRTRGGAVVHGVSDELPLRYKTARRATEKQRIAAAVAGLVASGEAVGLTGGTTTTEVARALAARGDLSSGAPALTVVTNALNIAGELAVRPQFKIVVTGGVARAQSYELVGPLADGVLDRITLDVTVLGVVALDAVHGAAAHDEAEAAVNRLLCERAERVVVAADSSKLGRRAFAWTCATASVNTLVTDTAAAPETVRRFEEAGVRVVIA, encoded by the coding sequence ATGTCCCGCGACGTCCGCCGGCGGACGCTGCTCGAACTGCTCGTCGAGCGGGGGCGGCTGGACGTCGAGGAGGCCGCCGGCGAGCTGGGCGTGTCCCCCGCGACGATCCGGCGCGACTTCGACGGGCTCGCGGCGCAGCAGATGCTGCTCCGCACCCGGGGCGGAGCGGTCGTGCACGGCGTCTCGGACGAGCTGCCGCTGCGCTACAAGACGGCGCGTCGGGCCACGGAGAAACAGCGGATCGCGGCGGCGGTGGCGGGCCTTGTCGCTTCCGGCGAGGCGGTGGGCCTGACCGGCGGCACGACCACCACCGAGGTCGCTCGGGCCCTGGCCGCACGGGGAGATCTGTCGTCCGGCGCGCCCGCGCTGACCGTCGTCACCAACGCGCTCAACATCGCGGGCGAGCTGGCCGTGCGGCCGCAGTTCAAGATCGTGGTGACGGGCGGGGTGGCCCGCGCCCAGTCGTACGAACTCGTCGGCCCGCTCGCCGACGGTGTGCTCGACCGGATCACCCTGGACGTGACGGTCCTCGGCGTGGTCGCCCTGGACGCCGTCCACGGTGCCGCCGCGCACGACGAGGCGGAGGCCGCCGTCAACCGGCTGCTCTGCGAGCGTGCCGAACGGGTCGTCGTCGCGGCCGACTCCAGCAAGCTGGGGCGCCGGGCCTTCGCCTGGACCTGCGCGACCGCGTCGGTGAACACGCTGGTCACGGACACGGCGGCGGCACCGGAGACGGTCCGGCGGTTCGAGGAGGCCGGGGTGAGGGTCGTCATCGCGTGA
- a CDS encoding SIS domain-containing protein, whose amino-acid sequence MTHVEDELNSQPECWARVAAEAVEHAGVLSAPGERVAIVGCGTSYFMAQAAARLRERAGQGETDAFPASEFPRGRTYDRVVALTRSGTTTEVLDLLGVLRGRTRTTAITADPATPVMAAADDVVVLGFADEKSVVQTRFATTALTLLRAHLGLHPEAAVADALAAPLPEGLVDGTQFTFLGRGWTVGLANEAALKMREAALAWSEAYPAMEYRHGPISVTTRSTATWMFGEAPEGLAEQVRATGGTWVPGGLDPLAELVRVQRLAVAVAAARGLDPDRPRHLTRSVILAPNDR is encoded by the coding sequence ATGACCCACGTCGAGGACGAGCTGAACAGCCAGCCCGAGTGCTGGGCCCGCGTCGCCGCCGAGGCGGTGGAACACGCCGGGGTCCTGTCGGCGCCCGGCGAGCGGGTGGCGATCGTCGGCTGCGGGACGTCGTACTTCATGGCCCAGGCCGCCGCCCGCCTGCGTGAGCGGGCCGGCCAGGGGGAGACGGACGCCTTCCCGGCCTCGGAGTTCCCCCGGGGGCGGACCTACGACCGCGTCGTGGCCCTCACCCGCTCCGGTACCACCACCGAGGTGCTGGACCTGCTGGGCGTGCTGCGGGGCCGTACCCGTACGACGGCGATCACCGCCGACCCGGCCACCCCGGTGATGGCGGCCGCGGACGACGTCGTGGTCCTCGGCTTCGCCGACGAGAAGTCCGTCGTCCAGACCCGTTTCGCCACCACCGCCCTCACCCTCCTGCGCGCCCACCTCGGCCTGCACCCCGAGGCGGCCGTCGCCGACGCGCTGGCGGCACCGCTGCCCGAAGGGCTCGTCGACGGCACCCAGTTCACCTTCCTCGGCCGGGGGTGGACCGTGGGCCTCGCGAACGAGGCCGCGCTGAAGATGCGTGAGGCCGCGCTGGCGTGGAGCGAGGCGTATCCGGCGATGGAGTACCGGCACGGCCCGATCAGCGTCACCACGCGGTCCACGGCGACCTGGATGTTCGGCGAGGCGCCCGAGGGGCTCGCCGAACAGGTGCGGGCGACCGGTGGGACCTGGGTGCCGGGCGGGCTGGACCCGCTCGCCGAACTGGTCCGCGTCCAGCGGCTCGCCGTCGCCGTGGCAGCCGCCCGCGGCCTCGACCCCGACCGGCCGCGCCATCTCACGCGCTCGGTGATCCTCGCCCCGAACGACCGCTGA